TGTTAGACCTTTGGGGTCGAATGTATCACGGAAAAATAGAACGGCTACAATTACAGAGTTACACATTATATTTAGTGCAGATACCTCATTGCAAATTCGATTGATTGAAGTTCAGAgccaaaacttttttttatatatttgaccATTGAGCATTCTCAAATAGCAAACCAGATATTCTCTTAGAGAAATGACggcaaatatgaaaaatattgtaGTTAACAAAATTATGTCAGTTTAAAATTGACTCTCTGTTTTCTTTCAAGGAAGCAAAGAATAATTTAACCCTTCGTTTAatcaaatttaaagaaaaaaaaatgaaaaataagaaatcGCGATCTAGGGTTTCTTTACCTCTTGTGCTTCTGAGCGAAAGGCGAATTCTTCGCATCTTCCTCTGCATAAAAAAAAAGGCGATTAACAAAAAAAGACGACCAGTATGATTATAGGAATATAAGGGCGTATAAAATAACGTATGGTAGAGATGGAAAGGAAAGGAAGAGAAGTTACCAGTGAGACCGAGGGAGAACTTGGTGATGATAGTTCCAGTTACAGCGAAACCAACAAGAAAGGGCCACGTCCGGTTGAACTCTCTCTTGAAGAAAACCGGCCATGGATCGAACCACCTCTTCATCGTCCTTTTCCTGTTCTCTTCTTCTGATTCCAACTATCCCTCCCACTCTCTTTGCTTTAGTGGTCTCTAAAGGTGTAAATGAGGAGATCGGATTTCTTTGACCATGATTTGTAGGTTTTACCGTGGCCGTTGGATCATCGGTCAGGCATAGAGATGGGATGGGTTGGTAGTGGATATTTTATGGGCTTGGTCACACTGAGTTGAGTTCGTCTCCTTAATTGGCCCAGCTCCAATGCTCTCCAAAATTTTCTACGTAtaatttaatttccttttttgatgtaataatttaatttttaaatcatcatctaaaattttttatatatttttaaaaaatatatatctatttataatatttaaataaaataaataataatttaaaaattaaacacatgtttaataatattaaaatatatgtttggTATCACTCCACctatttcattataaaatattttctttcactTATATAATAAATGTGAGAATATTTAATTATCATGAAAATTTTCGATGATAAATTATAATAGTAAATAgcaactaaaaattaaaatgtgtAATTGAGCTTCAATTAAATTGCTTATATAAATGAGAGATTTgcattaacatttaaaattatactagtataactttgaaagattaataatgatttttttttataattatttaaataaatttaactcttcttattcattattaaataacaaataaactaTTTTAACTAACATCTTTTATATACAAAattcaaattcttatttaaattaataaagtaatacctaataacaaataatatttttattcgtTCCGAAAATTACTCAATGATATGATTATAAGATCAGTAAGATAAACTACTTAAATTCAGAAATATTcgattttttacaaaaataactcgaaaattttaattaattacaaaaatgatttacttttttttattatgtatgtaAATAACCTAAAATATATAGTAAAAGTTAGTGGAACCAAAGAGATTAGCATCACCAACTTGTTATGTCAGCCAATCATTGActgttataataaaaaaaatttaaattttaagtagAGTCAACCTATTTATAGTCATCTATATAAATATcagtatttttaaatatttcaaaggcctaaaaataaataatagtggTGGAGCCATAGAAAATGGCGCCACCACTTaacatgtcaattttttttataatttaaaaataaaattgatattttatttagTAGAATTATAGTCAATGTCGCCATTactatagaatttttttttaatttaaaagtaaaattatgttGGCCGACTTGGCAATGTATTAGTCTTTGGAAGCTTCTTCTTCGACCCTATTCTTCCTCCATTGTCACAAACAATACTACAAAActcaaaaagtaaaaaataaaaaataaaatagctaGTACAAAATCAAAGAAACAACCTTGACACAAGCACAAAATCAAATcctctaaagaaaaaaaaaactcattttacagAGCTTACTCTTATATACAGACTAGAATAGATTCAGgggtgaagtcaaaaaattttgtcgaaattaaatttaaaattttaataacatatatctttataatttttaaaagattaaatcaattttttatcatttttaggggagcaaagtgcaattttacttttactaatttaaaattttaaaatttctaaagggTCTAAATGATCACTTTTCAAATTTAGGGGGGTCAGGGCCCCTACCAGCCCCTTTAGATACGCCACTGCACAAATCTTAACATCTTTAGAATTTGCAAGTTTTAAGAtcattttcaatttctttaattaGCTCCATTCTTTAGATAACTTGCTTCTTTCGTTCTTTTAGTTGCTACttcatttttagtgtttttttaaagaaatgatttaatttcatatttatcacTTTTTGGGGTGAGAGTATTGAGAGCGGTAGGTTGAACCAACGAGCCCATtgttttgtattaaaaaaattctaataacGGTGATgccattttttatgatttcaccaaataaaatattaattttagttttaaattaaaaaaatcaatcacttttaaaaaaatctttgacACATTAAATGGGTGACGCTATTCTCTATGACTCCaccattattatttatgtttaggcgcttgaaatatttagaaatattgattttttttagtatttatactGTTGGCACAAACTAAGTTGACTATACCTAAaagattgatttttttattctaacAACCAATAATTAGTTGACATATTATTCATTTTAGGTGATTTACATACATATTAAAAAAAGTAgcaaattatttttgtaattaattaaattttttgagttaaaatCCGAAAATTTGCAGACTTGCTCAAGAAAGCAAATTGTTTCATGACAGTATGAAATCTCTTAAAAAGGAAGTAAaatcctcttttttttctttcctaatTGTGGTAGGGTAGTTTATTGTCAACATCATTGATAGGAACAAGGAGCGTGCTCATATCTTTCGGATAAGGAGATTCACACCAAATTCAGGCTCAATCAGCAAAGCGTATTGAGGGGAGTGGCGATAGGTTGGAGACATGGTGAGGTTGAAGTTGGACAGTATGATTGCAAACAACACCTGAAGTTGAGTCATAGCAAGACTCTGTCCAGGACACACTCGTGCCCCTAAACCGAAAGGAATGTGAGCTTGATTACTTTTGCATGCTTTTGAAATACCATCAGCAAACCTCTCGGGATTGAACTTTTCTGAATCAGCTCCCCAGAAGTTAGGGTTGGTGTGCAGTTCTAGCATCCATAACCAAATATTAACCCCTTTTGGGATTTCAACGTCACCCAATTTCAGATTTGTCAAGGCTTGCCTCGAAACAAATGCTGTTGCTGGATAAAGTCGTAGCACCTCAAGAACCACCATTTTTAACTGCAATAAAGAGAGAGAAATTTTGGGTTTGAATTCAGAATTTCTCATGGGAATTGACAGGCATGATTACGTACCGCTTTCATCTTGTGAAGCACATCGAAACTCAGCACCCCACCCTTACATAGTTCTGAAACCTCACCACGAATACGGGTTTGCCATTCGGGATGTGAAGCCAATAACATTAGACCCCATATTGCGGAAACTGCAGTAACCTCGGAGGCAGGGATGCAGATGTCCTTGCAGTTGTCGACTATGAACTGATCAGCTGTTAATTGTTATAGATGGCCCAATATCACCTTTTGAACCTTCAATCATAACTTGCAACAAGTCTTTAGAAGTGGTCTCATTGTGCTTCTTTACTATCTCCATAATCTTCGAATGAATCTCCTTCTCAAGCCTCCAAATCTCTCTATTCTTTTTAGTGGGAAGATATCTAATATGTTGGGGGATAATGAATCGGTTTGCCCATTAGAAATGATATTTTGTCACTCAAATTCCAATTGATacaggaaaaaaaaaacctgtaGAAAGGGATGCCGCTAAGTATTGTTGgtgtgctcatgtcattgatgagatctggaaattttggaaaTATTTCCATGCCCATTTGCCACTCATCTCCGAACACCACATTCGAAATGACATAAGAAGTGAATCTTCTTACATAGTCATCGACTCTTATGTCTGCAGTTCCACCATTAGCTTCAATTAGATTCCCCCATGATTTCACCAATTCCCCCAACGGACTCCACCATTAGCTCTACCCTATCCTACATACAATGAGTGGATAATATCTTTGtataaacaaaaaacaaaaaaaacgaaACCGTTGAACTTTAATTAACATGTACCTTGACCTTGTCCATAAAAAGATAGGGGGCAATAGTTTTTCTCTGATGGTACCAAACTGAGCCATTTGTGGTGATAAGGCCCTTCCCCAGCAAAGCTCCTCGATCTTTTTGTAGGTAATCAGGTTTCCCCATATCCAACGACGTGAAACAGTTGATTTCTCTGACGAGATAAGTGTCAGCTACATACATGAACTGCGACCTCCCAAGTGCAAACAAGAACGACTGACCTGTGTGATGCAAATTACAGAATCTTGTTTACTAAGCGGATAATTCATTGCATAGTAGAAGAAATAGGATTCAAATAACCCCTCCCTCTTATTCATTGTGAAAAATACGAAGGTGGTTTCAGGTTTCTATTACCGAATTGTTTAGTCCACTGCATAAAATAAGGGAACAGATGCATCAAACGATGATGTGAGGACAAGGGGTCCTCCGCCTGCAGTTTTTCCGCAGAGGAAAGCATCCGCTTCATTTCAGGAACGTTACCCAAAAGGAAGACGGGTAAGGGACCTTCGATCCCTTGCCTTCGGAGAATCAATCGACGATTCTCTCCATTGAACCACAGAACATCAAAGAGATAGACAATGAAGCTCCATAAAGCAAAGACGGAAAACATAGTGGCAATAGAAATGTAGATATCCATCGGGGCTGGCTGATTGGCCTTCCAAGTACCAATGCTTGCAACTTATTTATACGCAGTACGAGGTTTACAAGCCGACTAGACTCGTTCGCTTCATCGTAATAATTTGGCCTAGCTTAACCGGTCGAGGGTTCagtcaattttaaaatttgtgccTATCGCCTGCATTACAGTACGTGAAGTGTTATTAATAAACGATGATTTTTGAACttcccatatacatatataaaaatagaaaaagatatCTTAAAATCAACATTTCTTATATCATGTCAATGacaatataaaaatagaattaaaatctaaatgaaatataataaattagaaCCACTTTAAAGTTTTATATGAAATGAGGTATAGAACAGAGTCATTACGAAAAAACTGAGAgttacaaaaaaaaactttaaattcatATTAATCATGTGTTAGAAGCTCgctattttaatattaatattaaaaattctattatatatatatatatgtagaaaCCACACCTTTAaaacataagtttttttttttttagaattaaaagtgAGCCACACTTATTGAAAAGAGGGAAACACAATCTTCCTAGgataatgaagaaaagaaaacgtTGAAAAGGGAGAAAAACAATCTTCctagaaaaatgaagaaaagaaaacagcaaaagaaaaaaaaaactaaccatAGTAAAACCATGTATACTACCTTGATTTTTcagcttttttataaaaaaaacttaaaaaatttaattaattattaaaataatttattttttaactaaacatgaaaatgacttgaaatttaTAGTAAAAGTTGATGGAGCCAAATCATTTGGTGCCActaacatgccacgtcagcataTTTTTTTTGGTAGAGCCATGTAGAATGACGCTACCTGTATAAATATTAGGGAAgtactaaaatttaataatactataatataatttattttaattataaaagaaaatattcacaatttaattcataataaaaaacttaaataatactatagatataattaaaaataaattaaatatgtgtCTAATATCAACTCGAAGTTATTTactgaaaaaatattaaaattttgagagaggagataaaatttgatttataaaaAACCGATTCATCCTTATTTAACGTCGGTCATTTTATCCGGATCGGATCAAATTAGCTGGAACGTGCAGATAGAAACCGATTTTCCACTATTTTAACATCAACCAAATATTGCAAAAATCAATCACCTTTCGGACTTTAAATTAGGTCTGAGTATACTGATTTCTAGTATTTTCAAACATTCCCAAAACAATGTCAAATCAAATATTTGATTTTCAGTTTTTGTAGATAAGATCAAATTGCATTACGACAGTTACACACATTGGTTAAAATCTACCACAAGTCTTGTGCTTTTGGTAagtttaaaatttagtccttatgtttttatttttataaatttaatctatttactttttagattttaaaatatatgttc
The sequence above is drawn from the Gossypium hirsutum isolate 1008001.06 chromosome A05, Gossypium_hirsutum_v2.1, whole genome shotgun sequence genome and encodes:
- the LOC107959092 gene encoding uncharacterized protein codes for the protein MKRWFDPWPVFFKREFNRTWPFLVGFAVTGTIITKFSLGLTEEDAKNSPFAQKHKR